The following coding sequences are from one Musa acuminata AAA Group cultivar baxijiao chromosome BXJ1-6, Cavendish_Baxijiao_AAA, whole genome shotgun sequence window:
- the LOC135676635 gene encoding uncharacterized protein LOC135676635 isoform X2: MAGRDGDGGDGDDYMGDLSLFLPAELDTDKTNKFGSKAKQNQPEPKPKWPKGLSWQEQRRLERERKQREEDERTRASLESEIPASNVGFRMLKMMGYTPGSALGKDGGGRAEPVGLQIRRSRAGIGVEEDAVRKERAAEERKRKREEEMVAEFGSRQKTHWRSRRIVGDYRKAEAALAQLEKREVVETPKDDDEEDEEEEEEVITEENLHDILTKLRDEHRYCLYCGYQYESAEELATNCPGPSDEDH, translated from the exons ATGGCTGGACGAGACGGGGATGGCGGTGACGGCGACGACTACATGGGcgatctctctctcttcctccctgCCGAACTCGATACTGATAAAACGAACAAG TTTGGCTCGAAGGCGAAGCAGAACCAGCCGGAGCCGAAGCCCAAGTGGCCCAAGGGCCTCAGCTGGCAGGAACAGCGGAGGCTCGAGAGGGAGCGGAAGCAGCGAGAGGAGGACGAGCGCACGAGGGCGAGCCTCGAGTCGGAAATCCCGGCCTCCAACGTGGGGTTCAGGATGCTGAAGATGATGGGGTACACGCCCGGGTCGGCGCTGGGGAAGGACGGCGGCGGGCGGGCGGAGCCGGTGGGGCTACAGATTCGGCGGTCCAGGGCAGGGATTGGTGTCGAGGAGGACGCGGTGAGGAAGGAGAGGGCTGCGGAAGAGAGGAAGcggaagagagaggaggagatggtggcaGAGTTCGGGTCACGGCAGAAGACGCATTGGAGGAGCCGGAGAATCGTTGGAGATTACCGTAAGGCAGAGGCTGCTTTGGCGCAGTTGGAGAAAAGGGAGGTGGTTGAGACCCCAAAGGACGACGAtgaggaggatgaggaagaagaagaggaagtaatCACTGAAGAG AATTTGCATGATATACTGACAAAGCTGAGAGATGAACACCGATACTGCCTCTACTGTGGATATCAG TATGAGTCGGCAGAGGAATTGGCAACTAATTGTCCCGGACCAAGCGATGAAGATCACTGA
- the LOC135676635 gene encoding uncharacterized protein LOC135676635 isoform X1 codes for MAGRDGDGGDGDDYMGDLSLFLPAELDTDKTNKVILTLTPLHLRVVLRKKIPALTLIASAARHKFGSKAKQNQPEPKPKWPKGLSWQEQRRLERERKQREEDERTRASLESEIPASNVGFRMLKMMGYTPGSALGKDGGGRAEPVGLQIRRSRAGIGVEEDAVRKERAAEERKRKREEEMVAEFGSRQKTHWRSRRIVGDYRKAEAALAQLEKREVVETPKDDDEEDEEEEEEVITEENLHDILTKLRDEHRYCLYCGYQYESAEELATNCPGPSDEDH; via the exons ATGGCTGGACGAGACGGGGATGGCGGTGACGGCGACGACTACATGGGcgatctctctctcttcctccctgCCGAACTCGATACTGATAAAACGAACAAGGTAATTTTAACCCTGACCCCCCTCCATCTTCGCGTTGTTCTTCGTAAAAAGATTCCAGCTTTAACCCTAATCGCCTCTGCTGCCCGGCACAAGTTTGGCTCGAAGGCGAAGCAGAACCAGCCGGAGCCGAAGCCCAAGTGGCCCAAGGGCCTCAGCTGGCAGGAACAGCGGAGGCTCGAGAGGGAGCGGAAGCAGCGAGAGGAGGACGAGCGCACGAGGGCGAGCCTCGAGTCGGAAATCCCGGCCTCCAACGTGGGGTTCAGGATGCTGAAGATGATGGGGTACACGCCCGGGTCGGCGCTGGGGAAGGACGGCGGCGGGCGGGCGGAGCCGGTGGGGCTACAGATTCGGCGGTCCAGGGCAGGGATTGGTGTCGAGGAGGACGCGGTGAGGAAGGAGAGGGCTGCGGAAGAGAGGAAGcggaagagagaggaggagatggtggcaGAGTTCGGGTCACGGCAGAAGACGCATTGGAGGAGCCGGAGAATCGTTGGAGATTACCGTAAGGCAGAGGCTGCTTTGGCGCAGTTGGAGAAAAGGGAGGTGGTTGAGACCCCAAAGGACGACGAtgaggaggatgaggaagaagaagaggaagtaatCACTGAAGAG AATTTGCATGATATACTGACAAAGCTGAGAGATGAACACCGATACTGCCTCTACTGTGGATATCAG TATGAGTCGGCAGAGGAATTGGCAACTAATTGTCCCGGACCAAGCGATGAAGATCACTGA
- the LOC135676634 gene encoding squamosa promoter-binding-like protein 14: MEMSSSFLGASASRSSNDTLHGLMFGEKVYFEDAVGGGGSDSTSKAPPAPSTALKKGKAVVHGVQQQPPRCQVEGCEADLSGVKAYYCRHKVCGMHSKAPKVVVGGMEQRFCQQCSRFHQLSEFDQGKRSCRRRLAGHNERRRKPPFSPRYAHLAPPSLYEPGRFRSFLMDFAYPNISSSSGARDIWPTVRAGDQVATNHWNDVVDAPSDADADADAAAAAAAAAAAAPVHGAGSRSRSRSHPYSQGSTGQILYSSPEFPPGEYLGGALDASCALSLLSTRPRGDHTSRSRRLPTISASGGLNASSSSSILAHSLVSNNHTANSASFGHQGSRNSWHEMGMDAAGGAHFSGELELALQGNGQCLGHGLLGREYDHSGHNIMHWSL; the protein is encoded by the exons ATGGAGATGAGTTCGAGCTTCCTTGGGGCCTCGGCATCCCGTAGCTCCAATGACACCCTCCACGGGCTTATGTTCGGTGAGAAGGTCTATTTCGAGGATGCGGTtggtggcggcggcagcgacAGCACCTCCAAGGCACCTCCGGCTCCGTCGACGGCGCTGAAGAAGGGGAAAGCGGTGGTGCACGGAGTACAGCAACAGCCACCCAGGTGTCAAGTGGAGGGGTGCGAGGCGGATCTGAGTGGGGTGAAGGCTTACTACTGTCGGCACAAGGTCTGTGGGATGCACTCCAAGGCACCCAAGGTGGTGGTCGGGGGAATGGAGCAGAGGTTCTGTCAGCAGTGCAGCAG GTTTCACCAGCTGAGTGAATTTGACCAAGGGAAACGCAGTTGTCGCAGACGTCTGGCGGGCCACAACGAGCGTCGAAGAAAGCCGCCCTTCTCTCCGCGCTATGCCCACTTGGCGCCACCATCCTTGTATG AACCCGGCAGATTCAGAAGCTTTCTAATGGATTTCGCTTACCCCAACATTTCGAGTTCCAGTGGCGCAAGAGACATTTGGCCTACTGTCAGGGCCGGTGATCAGGTGGCGACTAACCACTGGAATGATGTCGTAGATGCTCCATCCGACGCGGATGCAGATGCAGatgcagctgcagctgctgctgctgctgctgctgctgctccggtGCACGGAGccggatcccgatcccgatcccgatcccatcCATACTCGCAAGGTTCGACAGGCCAAATTCTCTACTCTTCCCCGGAGTTTCCGCCCGGTGAGTATCTCGGAGGAGCCTTGGATGCCAGctgtgctctctctcttctgtcaacTCGGCCACGGGGCGATCACACATCCAGAAGCCGCCGACTCCCAACTATTTCCGCAAGCGGTGGCCTcaacgcctcctcctcctcctccatcttggCTCATTCCTTGGTCTCCAACAATCACACGGCCAACTCCGCGAGTTTTGGACACCAAGGAAGCAGGAACAGTTGGCATGAGATGGGGATGGATGCGGCAGGTGGTGCTCATTTTTCAGGTGAACTGGAGTTAGCCCTGCAGGGAAACGGGCAGTGCCTCGGCCATGGCTTGTTGGGCAGGGAATACGATCACTCAGGTCATAACATCATGCACTGGTCTCTCTag
- the LOC135676635 gene encoding uncharacterized protein LOC135676635 isoform X3, with product MAGRDGDGGDGDDYMGDLSLFLPAELDTDKTNKAKQNQPEPKPKWPKGLSWQEQRRLERERKQREEDERTRASLESEIPASNVGFRMLKMMGYTPGSALGKDGGGRAEPVGLQIRRSRAGIGVEEDAVRKERAAEERKRKREEEMVAEFGSRQKTHWRSRRIVGDYRKAEAALAQLEKREVVETPKDDDEEDEEEEEEVITEENLHDILTKLRDEHRYCLYCGYQYESAEELATNCPGPSDEDH from the exons ATGGCTGGACGAGACGGGGATGGCGGTGACGGCGACGACTACATGGGcgatctctctctcttcctccctgCCGAACTCGATACTGATAAAACGAACAAG GCGAAGCAGAACCAGCCGGAGCCGAAGCCCAAGTGGCCCAAGGGCCTCAGCTGGCAGGAACAGCGGAGGCTCGAGAGGGAGCGGAAGCAGCGAGAGGAGGACGAGCGCACGAGGGCGAGCCTCGAGTCGGAAATCCCGGCCTCCAACGTGGGGTTCAGGATGCTGAAGATGATGGGGTACACGCCCGGGTCGGCGCTGGGGAAGGACGGCGGCGGGCGGGCGGAGCCGGTGGGGCTACAGATTCGGCGGTCCAGGGCAGGGATTGGTGTCGAGGAGGACGCGGTGAGGAAGGAGAGGGCTGCGGAAGAGAGGAAGcggaagagagaggaggagatggtggcaGAGTTCGGGTCACGGCAGAAGACGCATTGGAGGAGCCGGAGAATCGTTGGAGATTACCGTAAGGCAGAGGCTGCTTTGGCGCAGTTGGAGAAAAGGGAGGTGGTTGAGACCCCAAAGGACGACGAtgaggaggatgaggaagaagaagaggaagtaatCACTGAAGAG AATTTGCATGATATACTGACAAAGCTGAGAGATGAACACCGATACTGCCTCTACTGTGGATATCAG TATGAGTCGGCAGAGGAATTGGCAACTAATTGTCCCGGACCAAGCGATGAAGATCACTGA
- the LOC135676633 gene encoding uncharacterized protein LOC135676633 yields MDLPVVDLSRYLEISARRGAGALPPAAAPAAAEVELRALCTTVSGCLRDSGALLVKDPRCSVEDNDRFLDMMERYFGRPEEFKRLQARPALHYQVGATPEGVEVPRSLVDEDMQAKIKLMPEEFQPAIPRGPDPKWRYMWRVGPRPANTRFQELNSEPVIPEGFPEWKETMDSWGSKMIAAIEVVAEMAAIGFGLDKDAFTSLMKQGPHLLAPTGSDLQRHGSLGTVFAGYHYDLNFLTIHGRSRFPGLSIWLRNGQKMEVKVPVGCLLIQTGMQIEWLTGGKCLAGMHEVTVTNRTLEAIELAKQQNLSIWRVSSTLFAHIASDAILKPLGHFAETPVASKYPPMCAGDFVERELGVINLKGRKGYS; encoded by the exons ATGGACCTCCCGGTGGTTGACCTTTCCCGTTACCTCGAGATCTCCGCCCGGCGAGGGGCCGGAGCTCTTCCCCCGGCGGCGgcgccggcggcggcggaggtggaGCTGAGGGCGCTCTGCACGACGGTGAGCGGGTGCCTCAGGGACAGCGGGGCGCTGCTCGTGAAGGACCCACGGTGCTCCGTCGAGGACAATGATCGGTTCCTCGACATGATGGAGCGATATTTTGGGCGACCGGAAGAGTTCAAGCGCCTCCAAGCGCGCCCCGCCCTCCATTACCag GTCGGAGCAACTCCTGAGGGAGTGGAAGTTCCACGTAGTCTGGTTGACGAGGATATGCAAGCAAAGATCAAATTGATGCCGGAAGAGTTCCAACCTGCTATTCCTAGAGGCCCAGATCCTAAATGGCGATACATGTGGAGAGTGGGCCCTCGACCAGCAAACACCCGTTTTCAG GAACTGAACTCAGAACCTGTCATACCCGAAGGGTTTCCTGAATGGAAAGAAACTATGGATTCGTGGGGTTCAAAAATGATAGCCGCAATTGAG GTTGTTGCTGAGATGGCTGCAATCGGATTTGGCTTAGACAAGGATGCATTCACTTCTTTAATGAAACAG GGACCTCACCTCCTCGCTCCAACAGGAAGTGACCTCCAACGACACGGCAGTTTGGGCACAGTTTTTGCAGGATATCATTATGACCTAAATTTCTTAACAATCCACGGTAGAAGTAGATTCCCAGGCTTAAGCATCTGGCTGAGAAATGGGCAAAAAATGGAGGTCAAGGTTCCTGTGGGTTGTCTTCTTATCCAAACAGGAATGCAG ATAGAGTGGTTAACTGGAGGCAAGTGTTTGGCTGGAATGCATGAAGTTACTGTGACTAATAGGACACTTGAAGCTATTGAGTTGGCAAAGCAGCAAAACCTCAGCATTTGGAGGGTTTCATCAACT CTCTTTGCACATATTGCTTCGGATGCTATCTTGAAGCCGTTAGGCCATTTCGCTGAGACACCGGTTGCGAGCAAATACCCTCCTATGTGTGCTGGAGATTTTGTTGAACGGGAGCTTGGGGTAATTAATCTTAAAGGGAGGAAGGGATACTCGTAG